The DNA region TTATAAACCCTATCTGAAAGTTTTAAGTCTTTCTTGATGTTGCCACAATGACTACATGTTTTACTTGAAGGATAAAATGTAGGTACTTGAACAAATTTAATACCATACTTTTCACATTTATATTTCATCTGATTGATAAAAATATTAAACCCCTGCTCTGCTATTGCCCTTGATAAGTGCTTATTCTTCATCATATTAGATACTTTTAAATCCTCCATAACTATTCTATATGGTTTGGCTTTCACCATTTTGGAAGTAGTTTGGTGTATATGATTTAATCTAATATTTTTAAGCTTACTATGAAGTTTTTTAATCTTCTTTTCAAGTTTTGCAATGTTCTTAGTTTTTTGGTAACTCTCTCCCTTCTTATTCATAATATATTTTCTTGAACATTGTCTTTGAAGCCTTTTTAACTTTTTACTTAGTTTTTTAACTTTGTTTGTTTTATTAACATTCCTAGTGTCTAATTTATCTATATTTGTTATTGCTAATTGAGATATTCCTAAATCAATTCCTAAGCTAAAATTATTTAATTTAACAGTTTTAATATTATCTTCAATGCCTACTGAAAGTACCCATACTCTGCCATTAAAATGCACCCTAGGGTTTTTAAACTTTGTTACAGCAGTTAAATCTATATCATAATCTGATTTATATTTAACTTTACCTATCTTTTCAAGATTAACAAAGTTATCTTGAAAATAAATTTTTTCATATCTACTATAAAATCTAGGTTCTGATTTCTTCTTGCTTTTAAATTTAGGAAAACCTCTTCCATTAAAGAAATTAGTATATGCTTTATCTAAATCTCTAATACTCTCTTTAAGTGTTGCATTAGATACTTCATATAACCACTCATAACCTGCGGTATTCTTCAAAACAGT from Haloimpatiens massiliensis includes:
- a CDS encoding RNA-guided endonuclease InsQ/TnpB family protein, which gives rise to MIKALNIRLYPTQEQIILMYKHIGCMRFVYNWALAKQIDSYKFNSKKLSVIDLGKQLTVLKNTAGYEWLYEVSNATLKESIRDLDKAYTNFFNGRGFPKFKSKKKSEPRFYSRYEKIYFQDNFVNLEKIGKVKYKSDYDIDLTAVTKFKNPRVHFNGRVWVLSVGIEDNIKTVKLNNFSLGIDLGISQLAITNIDKLDTRNVNKTNKVKKLSKKLKRLQRQCSRKYIMNKKGESYQKTKNIAKLEKKIKKLHSKLKNIRLNHIHQTTSKMVKAKPYRIVMEDLKVSNMMKNKHLSRAIAEQGFNIFINQMKYKCEKYGIKFVQVPTFYPSSKTCSHCGNIKKDLKLSDRVYKCKCGFTCDRDKNASYNLANYGLV